The following coding sequences lie in one Arachis stenosperma cultivar V10309 chromosome 5, arast.V10309.gnm1.PFL2, whole genome shotgun sequence genomic window:
- the LOC130980949 gene encoding uncharacterized protein LOC130980949, protein MYSRFLDSFASLNVNIPFIKVIQQMPAFIKYMKELLPRKSSLKGGQTIVMNKDCSTLIQTQFPAKRKDPGSFHVPCAIGETNFDRALYDLGASINLIPLSLVKKLQINEILPTDVVIRLANKTQKQAVGMVENVLLKVGKYFLPTDFVILDMEESHLHPIILGRPFLATARALIDVEKGELILRIHDEQLSFSVFELSLEKDEEDKESSKGHHEILKEEASTEAQPAHPEIHWVDGQGQQQVPQVKEKLEEPKPPEVCEDINKSSSKKVATRSKKTALGAKKKVPRRWRNKKIPTEDFSPGDKVISAYFTDIPPNLPTVPSQLPKVFTINRVLSLEHVEIIDTTNGYKSTARGEDFKHYQPP, encoded by the coding sequence ATGTACTCAAGGTTCTTAGACTCGTTTGCATCTTTGAATGTGAACATACCATTCATCAAGGTCATTCAGCAAATGCCAGCATTCATCAAGTATATGAAGGAACTACTTCCCAGGAAGAGCTCACTCAAGGGGGGCCAGACTATAGTGATGAACAAGGATTGCAGCACCCTCATTCAAACACAATTTCCTGCGAAAAGaaaagacccagggagttttcatGTCCCTTGTGCTATAGGGGAAACAAATTTTGATAGAGCACTTTACGatttgggagcaagcatcaacttaataccCCTATCCCTGGTAAAAAAGCTGCAGATCAATGAGATACTACCTACAGATGTAGTCATAAGGCTGGCTAACAAGACTCAAAAGCAAGCAGTAGGAATGGTGGAAAACGTGTTGCTCAAAGTTGGAAAATACTTTCTCCCAACAGACTTTGTCATCCTGGACATGGAAGAGAGTCACCTGCACCCAATCATATTGGGGAGACCATTTCTAGCTACTgctagagcactcatagatgtggaGAAAGGAGAGCTAATATTAAGGATCCATGATGAACAACTGAGCTTCAGTGTTTTCGAACTCTCACTGGAAAAAGATGAAGAGGATAAAGAATCGAGCAAAGGGCATCATGAGATACTAAAGGAAGAAGCAAGCACTGAAGCACAACCAGCTCATCCTGAGATTCACTGGGTTGATGGACAAGGCCAGCAGCAAGTGCCACAGGTCAAGGAAAAATTGGAGGAACCTAAGCCACCAGAAGTTTGTGAGGACATTAACAAAAGCTCATCAAAGAAGGTGGCCACCAGGAGTAAGAAAACAGCACTAGGggcaaagaagaaggtaccAAGGAGGTGGCGGAACAAGAAGATTCCTACGGAAGATTTCTCTCCAGGGGATAAAGTAATCTCAGCCTACTTCACAGATATCCCCCCTAATCTCCCCACTGTACCATCTCAACTACCTAAGGTCTTCACCATCAACAGAGTTCTCTCCTTGGAGCATGTAGAGATCATTGATACAACCAATGGATACAAGTCCACTGCCAGAGGAGAAGACTTCAAGCATTACCAACCACCATAA